A DNA window from Polyangiaceae bacterium contains the following coding sequences:
- a CDS encoding 2-oxoacid:acceptor oxidoreductase subunit alpha: protein MANAQPQVANAEPDAAQILPGAVVRFAGDSGDGMQVTGSQFTVAAALAGNDLATFPDFPAEIRAPAGTLYGVSGYQINFAARDVFTPGDRPDVLVAMNPAALKTNLPDLKPRGLLIVNTGAFNTTNLKKAGYENSPLEDDSLDGYSVVAIDISKNTLAAVAETGLSKKEAERCKNFWTLGLMFWIYGRDLEPTIKWVEAKFKKRADVVEANLAALKAGHAYGETAEISHYRYQVPAADVTPGTYRNIGGNIALAWGFVAAAELSQRPVVLGAYPITPASDVLHELSRFKHFGVTTIQAEDEIAAVCLAIGASYAGAIGITTSSGPGIALKGEAIGLAVATELPLVIVNIQRGGPSTGLPTKTEQADLFQAMYGRNGEAPVCVLAACSPGDCFYMAIEAVRIAVKYMTPVLLLTDGYLANGAEPWLIPDVASLPKIPVTFRTDPEGFHPFLRDEETLARPWAIPGTPELMHRIGGIEKNYHTGHISYDPANHELMSKTRAAKIEKIADDAPPLKIEVGEDSGKLLVLGWGSTYGAIREAVGRCRERGLSVSHAHLRYLNPFPKNLGEVLSRFERVLIPEMNLGQLVQIIRSNFLIPAESYPKIQGMPFRIEEIEERIRQVMES from the coding sequence ATGGCCAACGCACAGCCCCAGGTGGCGAACGCCGAACCCGACGCTGCTCAGATCTTGCCGGGCGCCGTCGTCCGCTTCGCCGGCGACTCGGGTGACGGCATGCAAGTCACTGGCTCGCAGTTCACCGTCGCCGCGGCGCTCGCCGGAAATGACCTGGCGACCTTCCCCGACTTCCCCGCCGAGATTCGCGCACCCGCCGGCACGCTCTACGGCGTCAGCGGTTACCAGATCAACTTCGCGGCCCGCGACGTGTTCACCCCCGGAGATCGCCCGGACGTATTGGTAGCGATGAACCCGGCAGCGCTGAAGACCAACTTACCGGACCTGAAGCCAAGGGGACTGCTGATCGTCAATACCGGCGCCTTCAACACCACGAATCTCAAGAAGGCGGGCTACGAGAACAGCCCCTTGGAGGACGACAGCTTGGACGGCTACTCGGTGGTCGCCATCGACATCTCCAAGAACACCCTCGCAGCGGTGGCAGAGACCGGCCTCAGCAAGAAGGAAGCCGAGCGCTGCAAGAACTTCTGGACCTTGGGGCTGATGTTCTGGATCTACGGGCGCGATCTGGAGCCGACCATCAAGTGGGTGGAGGCCAAGTTCAAGAAGCGCGCGGACGTCGTGGAGGCAAACCTGGCGGCCCTCAAAGCGGGCCACGCCTACGGAGAAACCGCCGAAATCAGCCACTACCGCTACCAAGTGCCGGCCGCCGACGTCACACCTGGAACCTATCGGAACATCGGCGGCAACATTGCCTTGGCCTGGGGTTTCGTCGCCGCCGCGGAACTCTCACAACGCCCCGTAGTACTCGGCGCCTACCCCATCACGCCCGCCAGCGACGTGCTGCACGAGCTGTCACGCTTCAAGCACTTTGGTGTCACCACCATCCAAGCCGAGGACGAGATCGCCGCGGTGTGCCTCGCCATCGGCGCAAGCTACGCGGGCGCCATCGGTATCACCACCTCGAGCGGTCCCGGCATCGCTCTGAAGGGAGAAGCCATCGGCCTTGCCGTCGCGACAGAGCTCCCCCTGGTGATCGTGAACATCCAGCGCGGCGGCCCCAGCACGGGCCTGCCGACGAAGACGGAGCAAGCCGACTTGTTCCAAGCCATGTACGGCCGCAACGGCGAGGCTCCGGTTTGCGTACTTGCCGCGTGTTCTCCTGGCGACTGCTTCTACATGGCCATCGAGGCCGTGCGCATCGCGGTGAAGTACATGACTCCCGTGCTGCTCTTGACCGACGGCTACCTGGCGAACGGCGCCGAGCCTTGGCTCATCCCCGACGTGGCCAGCCTGCCCAAGATCCCGGTGACCTTCCGCACGGATCCCGAGGGCTTTCATCCCTTTTTGCGCGACGAAGAGACCTTGGCGCGCCCCTGGGCCATCCCCGGCACGCCAGAACTGATGCACCGCATCGGCGGCATCGAGAAGAACTATCATACGGGTCACATCAGCTACGACCCCGCGAACCACGAGCTGATGAGCAAGACCCGCGCGGCGAAGATCGAGAAGATTGCCGACGACGCTCCGCCGCTGAAGATCGAGGTCGGCGAGGACAGCGGCAAGCTCCTCGTCCTGGGCTGGGGGTCGACCTACGGCGCCATCCGCGAAGCGGTGGGGCGTTGCCGCGAACGTGGCCTCTCGGTTTCCCATGCACACTTGCGCTACCTCAATCCGTTCCCCAAGAACCTGGGTGAGGTGCTGTCTCGCTTCGAGCGTGTGCTCATCCCCGAGATGAACCTCGGTCAGTTGGTGCAGATCATCCGATCGAACTTCCTGATCCCCGCCGAGAGTTATCCGAAGATCCAGGGCATGCCCTTCCGCATCGAAGAGATCGAAGAACGCATCCGCCAGGTGATGGAGAGCTGA